In one Magallana gigas chromosome 7, xbMagGiga1.1, whole genome shotgun sequence genomic region, the following are encoded:
- the LOC105341456 gene encoding phenazine biosynthesis-like domain-containing protein isoform X2 — protein sequence MQKVAAEMNLSETVFLRNKEKNGSFSKGNSFHIRWFTPTNEVNLCGHATLATAAVLYNELRNPSSSVKFDSLSGELVVSKDGNGFVMNFPLNETIVQDKAEYHKLLELIVSVDCVETVEYSPSTKKLLVRLTDKMTRKQLESLTPDISSMMAAEVTGKVKGVIVTLKGSTENGAVSSDGETYDFISRYFAPWNGIPEDPVTGSAHTVLAYYWGKVLSKKTLFARQCSRRGGDVRMRVLEGDRVDLIGQAVTVLKGAFIL from the exons ATGCAGAAAGTTGCAGCTGAGATGAATTTGTCGGAAACAGTGTTTCTTcgaaataaagagaaaaatggATCTTTTTCAAAAG GAAATTCCTTTCATATTCGCTGGTTTACTCCAACCAACGAGGTTAACTTGTGTGGCCATGCAACTCTTGCTACTGCTGCTGTATTATATAACGAGTTAA GAAATCCTTCATCGAGTGTGAAATTTGACTCTTTAAGTGGAGAATTGGTTGTCTCCAAGGACGGGAATGGATTTGTTATGAACTTCCCTCTCAATGAAACAATTGTCCAG GACAAAGCAGAGTATCACAAGTTGTTAGAA TTGATTGTATCTGTGGATTGTGTAGAAACAGTGGAATATTCCCCTTCCACCAAGAAACTACTTGTGAGACTTACAGACAAAATGACAAG AAAACAACTAGAATCTCTCACACCAGATATTTCCAGTATGATGGCTGCTGAGGTCACTGGGAAGGTGAAAGGTGTGATTGTGACCTTGAAAGGAAGTACTGAGAATGGTGCAGTGAGTTCTGATGGGGAAACTTACGATTTTATCTCAAGATATTTTGCCCCCTGGAATGGAATCCCAGAGGACCCTGTAACTG gttcaGCACATACAGTTCTAGCCTATTACTGGGGAAAAGTGTTATCCAAAAAGACTTTATTTG CTCGTCAGTGTTCGCGGCGCGGTGGTGACGTCAGAATGAGGGTCCTAGAGGGGGACAGAGTGGACCTTATTGGACAGGCAGTTACTGTACTGAAGGGCGCCTTTATTTTGTga
- the LOC105341456 gene encoding phenazine biosynthesis-like domain-containing protein isoform X1 encodes MDIPIYTVDAFTKVPFEGNPAAICLVDPEHDLSEAQMQKVAAEMNLSETVFLRNKEKNGSFSKGNSFHIRWFTPTNEVNLCGHATLATAAVLYNELRNPSSSVKFDSLSGELVVSKDGNGFVMNFPLNETIVQDKAEYHKLLELIVSVDCVETVEYSPSTKKLLVRLTDKMTRKQLESLTPDISSMMAAEVTGKVKGVIVTLKGSTENGAVSSDGETYDFISRYFAPWNGIPEDPVTGSAHTVLAYYWGKVLSKKTLFARQCSRRGGDVRMRVLEGDRVDLIGQAVTVLKGAFIL; translated from the exons ATGGACATTCCAATATATACTGTTGATGCCTTTACAAAAGTACCATTTGAAGGAAACCCCGCAGCCATTTGCTTAGTGGATCCAGaacat GATTTATCTGAAGCACAGATGCAGAAAGTTGCAGCTGAGATGAATTTGTCGGAAACAGTGTTTCTTcgaaataaagagaaaaatggATCTTTTTCAAAAG GAAATTCCTTTCATATTCGCTGGTTTACTCCAACCAACGAGGTTAACTTGTGTGGCCATGCAACTCTTGCTACTGCTGCTGTATTATATAACGAGTTAA GAAATCCTTCATCGAGTGTGAAATTTGACTCTTTAAGTGGAGAATTGGTTGTCTCCAAGGACGGGAATGGATTTGTTATGAACTTCCCTCTCAATGAAACAATTGTCCAG GACAAAGCAGAGTATCACAAGTTGTTAGAA TTGATTGTATCTGTGGATTGTGTAGAAACAGTGGAATATTCCCCTTCCACCAAGAAACTACTTGTGAGACTTACAGACAAAATGACAAG AAAACAACTAGAATCTCTCACACCAGATATTTCCAGTATGATGGCTGCTGAGGTCACTGGGAAGGTGAAAGGTGTGATTGTGACCTTGAAAGGAAGTACTGAGAATGGTGCAGTGAGTTCTGATGGGGAAACTTACGATTTTATCTCAAGATATTTTGCCCCCTGGAATGGAATCCCAGAGGACCCTGTAACTG gttcaGCACATACAGTTCTAGCCTATTACTGGGGAAAAGTGTTATCCAAAAAGACTTTATTTG CTCGTCAGTGTTCGCGGCGCGGTGGTGACGTCAGAATGAGGGTCCTAGAGGGGGACAGAGTGGACCTTATTGGACAGGCAGTTACTGTACTGAAGGGCGCCTTTATTTTGTga